A DNA window from Aminipila luticellarii contains the following coding sequences:
- a CDS encoding energy-coupling factor transporter transmembrane component T family protein has product MIRDITLGQYYPGSSLIHKLDSRVKITGTFLYIIALFVVSDFIGFAIAALALAMVIGISKVPFSFIAKGLKPVFLIIAFTFLINMFMTGGKTLVQIGFLRLTEEGLYNACFMGIRLILLIFGSSVLTLTTKPISLTDGIEYLLKPLKKVGVPAHELAMMMTIALRFIPTLLEETDKIMKAQMARGADFESGNLMKRAKSLVPLLVPLFISAFRIAQDLAMAMEARCYRGGKHRTRLHEMKMAGRDLGALTILALFLALIIFESRII; this is encoded by the coding sequence ATGATTAGAGACATCACATTAGGACAGTATTACCCCGGCAGCTCGCTCATTCACAAGCTGGATTCGAGAGTAAAGATCACGGGAACCTTCCTATATATCATTGCGCTATTTGTAGTAAGTGACTTTATAGGCTTTGCTATAGCGGCGCTTGCCCTTGCTATGGTCATAGGCATTTCAAAGGTTCCGTTCAGTTTCATTGCCAAAGGCTTAAAGCCGGTATTTTTAATTATTGCGTTTACCTTTCTGATCAATATGTTTATGACTGGCGGAAAAACACTGGTTCAAATTGGATTTTTAAGGCTGACGGAAGAAGGTCTTTATAATGCCTGCTTTATGGGCATCAGATTGATCCTGTTGATATTCGGTTCCTCTGTATTGACGTTGACCACGAAGCCCATCAGCCTGACGGATGGTATTGAATATCTTTTAAAGCCGCTTAAAAAGGTAGGCGTTCCGGCGCATGAACTGGCTATGATGATGACGATTGCCCTCCGGTTCATTCCCACTCTTCTGGAGGAAACCGATAAAATCATGAAAGCACAGATGGCCAGAGGAGCAGACTTTGAAAGCGGAAATCTGATGAAACGAGCTAAAAGCCTTGTTCCGTTACTGGTGCCGTTGTTCATAAGCGCTTTTCGTATCGCGCAGGATCTGGCTATGGCTATGGAAGCCAGATGCTACAGAGGGGGAAAGCATCGAACCCGTCTGCATGAAATGAAGATGGCAGGCCGTGATCTCGGTGCATTGACAATACTTGCTTTGTTTTTGGCATTAATTATTTTTGAGTCGCGTATAATATAG
- a CDS encoding L,D-transpeptidase gives MRHLHLLLIALSLSVVFVFILIVGPDTESALLHKDKEPAVKTNAASQGDAKENASPEALGTEEQSAYEKEPLQYGFDLKYTKYLVGKPYTYMVNGQKRYFQFNVMREKIDTAEKAAGKYRLTYIDNYKNRNGMAPKYKGGEEDSLGNSRGASAPAYASIDQLDEFVYLADGTLVEILEEDQEYTLIGLVGTEQEYSVPSRYVASKDALKGLKKAIVVDRTNQNIATFEKEKDNWNITSYSMATTGKVGDYHQPTPLGYYYAIEKKPKFFYVKDGTDKIEGYAPYAVRFTAGAYIHGVATSYKYTESGTKIDPGIHEFSNSIGTVPLSHKCVRNYTSHAKFIYDWYEHGKTIVIVI, from the coding sequence GTGAGACATTTACATCTTTTGCTGATAGCTTTATCGTTATCAGTAGTTTTCGTATTTATCCTTATAGTGGGGCCTGATACAGAGAGCGCTCTGCTTCATAAGGACAAAGAGCCGGCAGTCAAAACAAATGCAGCGTCTCAGGGCGATGCAAAGGAGAATGCATCTCCGGAAGCTTTAGGTACGGAGGAGCAGTCTGCATACGAAAAAGAGCCTCTCCAATACGGGTTTGATTTAAAATATACGAAATACCTGGTCGGAAAGCCTTATACATATATGGTAAATGGGCAAAAGCGGTATTTTCAATTTAATGTTATGCGGGAGAAAATAGATACGGCCGAAAAAGCCGCAGGCAAGTATCGGTTGACTTATATCGATAATTATAAAAACAGAAATGGAATGGCCCCTAAGTATAAAGGTGGAGAAGAGGATTCCCTGGGAAACAGCAGAGGTGCGTCAGCCCCTGCCTATGCCAGTATAGATCAATTAGATGAATTTGTATACCTGGCAGATGGGACGCTGGTAGAGATACTGGAGGAGGATCAGGAATACACTCTGATAGGTCTTGTGGGGACAGAGCAGGAATATTCTGTTCCAAGTCGGTACGTCGCTTCGAAGGATGCTTTAAAAGGCCTGAAAAAGGCTATTGTGGTAGACCGGACCAATCAAAATATAGCCACCTTTGAAAAGGAGAAGGATAATTGGAATATTACATCCTATAGCATGGCAACTACAGGAAAAGTGGGAGATTATCATCAGCCGACACCTTTGGGGTATTATTATGCCATAGAGAAGAAGCCTAAATTTTTTTATGTAAAAGATGGAACAGATAAAATAGAAGGCTATGCCCCGTACGCTGTGCGCTTTACGGCAGGTGCGTACATTCACGGAGTGGCAACAAGTTACAAATATACGGAAAGCGGAACGAAAATAGATCCGGGTATCCATGAATTTTCAAACAGTATAGGAACCGTGCCGCTTTCCCATAAATGTGTGAGAAATTATACGTCTCATGCCAAATTTATATACGATTGGTATGAGCACGGAAAAACCATCGTCATTGTAATTTAA
- the trmB gene encoding tRNA (guanosine(46)-N7)-methyltransferase TrmB — MRQRKAKNMEERLAACSAYSIADGQKMKGSWKSVFQNENDIYMELGCGKGQFVLKQAELHPDRNYIAVEGQESVVLQALEKAAAANIPNIRFLSAFMRDVTEYFEEGELSGIYLNFSDPWPKERHAKRRLTHSNFLKGYARVVKDGGILEFKTDNDSLFEFTIQEIKANDYEIIEYSRDLHNSEFLSRHVTTEYEDKFNALDKNINFVKVIL, encoded by the coding sequence ATGAGACAGAGAAAAGCAAAAAATATGGAAGAACGATTGGCAGCCTGTTCAGCGTATTCCATAGCAGACGGACAAAAGATGAAAGGCTCGTGGAAGAGTGTGTTTCAGAACGAAAATGATATCTACATGGAACTGGGATGCGGCAAGGGACAATTTGTCTTAAAGCAGGCAGAGCTTCATCCGGACAGGAACTACATAGCAGTAGAAGGGCAGGAAAGTGTTGTGCTTCAAGCTTTAGAAAAAGCAGCGGCAGCAAACATTCCGAATATAAGGTTTCTTTCAGCTTTTATGCGGGATGTGACCGAATATTTTGAAGAGGGCGAGCTTTCGGGCATTTATTTAAATTTCAGCGATCCCTGGCCTAAAGAAAGGCATGCAAAAAGGAGGCTGACCCATTCCAATTTTTTGAAGGGTTATGCAAGGGTCGTTAAAGATGGCGGCATCCTGGAATTTAAAACAGATAACGATTCGCTGTTTGAATTTACCATTCAAGAAATAAAGGCAAATGATTATGAGATCATAGAATACAGTAGGGACCTCCACAATTCTGAATTTCTTTCAAGGCATGTGACGACAGAGTATGAAGATAAGTTCAACGCACTGGATAAAAATATAAATTTCGTGAAAGTTATCCTGTGA
- a CDS encoding M23 family metallopeptidase codes for MRHNIKEKKPMDKAAVAMILCFSVVALASVFTVKSSLDKINLSDNTDISVPQNDESKDRSVTKRVPTVDSQDNSQSNVQKENTGNPSGSSAWTAPVDGLITLEYSTELPIYSKTLNQYMVHNGVDIAAPLDARVQAAAAGTVVETGKDDRLGYTVKINHGNGFITTYSNLSDKILVESGDVVKKGDIIGGIGNTSLFESSEDSHLHFEMQKDGNLVNPADYIKF; via the coding sequence ATGCGACATAATATAAAAGAGAAAAAGCCAATGGATAAAGCTGCTGTAGCTATGATACTTTGTTTCAGCGTTGTTGCCCTTGCATCAGTTTTTACGGTAAAATCAAGCTTGGATAAAATTAATTTATCAGATAACACGGACATTTCGGTTCCTCAAAACGATGAATCCAAAGACAGAAGTGTGACCAAACGGGTTCCCACTGTAGACAGCCAAGACAATTCTCAGTCAAACGTTCAGAAAGAAAACACTGGTAATCCTTCCGGTTCTTCTGCTTGGACTGCCCCTGTAGATGGTCTTATAACATTAGAGTATTCCACAGAATTACCAATTTATTCGAAAACCTTAAATCAATACATGGTTCATAATGGGGTGGATATTGCGGCACCGCTTGACGCAAGAGTTCAGGCAGCAGCAGCAGGAACGGTAGTGGAGACCGGCAAGGACGATCGCCTTGGATATACGGTGAAGATCAATCACGGAAATGGATTTATTACGACCTATTCCAATCTGTCCGATAAAATTCTGGTGGAATCCGGTGATGTGGTCAAGAAAGGAGACATTATAGGCGGAATAGGGAATACCAGTCTATTTGAGTCTTCCGAGGATTCACATTTACATTTTGAAATGCAAAAGGACGGTAACCTGGTAAATCCTGCGGATTATATTAAATTCTAA
- a CDS encoding pyridoxal phosphate-dependent aminotransferase yields the protein MSEFIMAQQNGRNIPLEDKVFGINRLAKEMIAEKGKEAVMNATIGALLSDSKDLVVLSSVVEVLKNLEPADYAEYAPIGGTPEFRTAIKKAAFGKYKPNCFTEAVATPGGTGAIRNAIDNYSKIGDQVLTSDWHWANYDSVANEMGRSVVTYNLFDGEDQFNIAGLKERAEELLAKQESLVIIINTPAHNPTGYSLTLEDWDNLLKAVKGTATPDKKVTLVVDVAYIDFAGDPDEYREFLPKLENLPSNILPIIAYSASKTFTMYGMRCAAMICMTPVKEIAEEFVRVCQFSSRASWSNCTRASMVVLSKIYEDSTLLAKVDQERSFYCDLLLKRGRAFAEEADKVGLRIVPFDAGFFASIPCENSDEINKKLQKEGIFLIPLKKGLRVSIASITEKECRELPAKILAAME from the coding sequence ATGAGTGAGTTTATAATGGCACAGCAAAACGGAAGAAATATTCCGTTAGAAGATAAAGTTTTTGGAATTAATCGTTTGGCAAAGGAAATGATTGCTGAAAAAGGAAAAGAAGCAGTAATGAATGCGACTATCGGCGCTTTGCTTTCCGATAGTAAAGATTTAGTGGTACTTTCTTCCGTTGTAGAGGTTTTGAAAAACCTGGAGCCTGCGGACTATGCCGAATACGCACCAATCGGCGGTACTCCGGAGTTTAGAACAGCTATCAAAAAAGCAGCGTTTGGAAAATACAAGCCGAACTGCTTTACAGAAGCAGTTGCAACACCCGGAGGAACAGGAGCCATCCGGAACGCTATCGATAATTATTCAAAGATCGGAGATCAGGTGTTAACGTCTGACTGGCACTGGGCGAACTACGATTCCGTTGCAAATGAAATGGGAAGAAGTGTAGTAACGTATAATCTTTTTGACGGAGAGGATCAGTTCAACATTGCAGGATTGAAAGAAAGAGCAGAAGAACTCTTGGCAAAGCAGGAAAGCTTGGTGATTATTATCAACACGCCAGCGCATAATCCCACCGGATATTCTCTTACACTTGAAGATTGGGACAACCTGCTCAAGGCCGTAAAGGGCACCGCAACGCCGGACAAAAAGGTTACGCTGGTAGTAGATGTGGCCTATATCGATTTTGCGGGAGATCCGGATGAATACAGAGAGTTTCTTCCTAAGCTGGAAAATCTTCCTTCAAATATCCTTCCGATAATTGCCTACAGTGCTTCAAAGACCTTTACTATGTATGGCATGCGGTGTGCCGCTATGATCTGCATGACGCCGGTCAAGGAAATTGCGGAAGAGTTTGTGCGGGTCTGCCAATTCTCCTCCAGAGCTTCCTGGTCTAACTGTACGAGAGCGTCTATGGTGGTCCTTTCTAAAATATATGAAGACAGCACATTGCTTGCAAAGGTGGATCAGGAGCGAAGCTTTTACTGTGACCTTCTGCTGAAAAGAGGCAGAGCTTTCGCAGAAGAAGCGGACAAGGTAGGTTTAAGGATTGTTCCGTTTGATGCCGGATTCTTTGCTTCCATTCCTTGTGAAAATTCCGATGAAATCAACAAGAAGCTTCAGAAAGAAGGCATCTTCCTTATTCCGCTGAAAAAGGGACTCCGGGTATCGATAGCTTCTATAACTGAAAAAGAATGCAGAGAGCTGCCTGCAAAGATTTTAGCAGCCATGGAATAG